AACACCTTATGTCCAAATCGCAGTTCGTCATCTCCGTCTTTCCTGAAATGTACATGATGAGGCAAAAGAGGTAACCAGGTGCGCATACGACTTGTTGCGCAAGTCTCTTTTGTGTCTTTGATTGTgaactactttcttaagctgaaccaaggttgttattgatctttattctggctaacgtttcggtgtcgtcgccttcttcagagcctggaaaaatcaaagacacgtgtaatctactctctcaaacgcctcgtcattaACTTTCTCTTTTGTGTCATTGCGGAGCTTGATTTGAGCTTCGTAGTTAGTGGGTAATCTGCGTTGTACCCCATTAACGGTCACTTGATCTCCACCGATTTTGAGGGTATGTCGGCTTTTGCAACTTTGGTTTAAAAGTAGAGGGAAAAATCTGACGAATGTAAGTATTGACAATGTTGATCACAAGTATTAGCATACATATAGATTTGTTTGATATTTTGTCGTTTTCCTCATAATACCTACTTATGAAAAGAATTGGGCGCAGAACTTGCACGCAAAACTTGCCATAGATGTTGGTAACAAATGCAACACCCAGCTTACTACGAATAATCGGATATTTGGAATATACACGTACAGGTGTATTTAAGTTTCAAGGAGACAGATTTCGTCAAAACGCTGTCCGAATGGAAAGTTGTTGATCATCATTATTTGAACTGCGTGAATGAAGCCTAGGAGCAGATGTCAATTCAGTCTGTTTAGCTTTTCAATGTTACAAGAACGTGAACTAGTCACATAGTTGATTCGTTTTAACACAAATTTCTAATAGAAATAGTTCTTCTTGGAACACGAATAACAGCTGAAAACATTCTTTCATCTTTCAAATTATTATAGACTCCACCAAGTTTGCTTGTGTAATGGTGATATTAATTCATTGTTGTTACTGTTTATTATGCTATGCTCACTGTTGTTCTTGTCGTATTGAGGAATagtgttgttgttattgttgttgtattGAGAGGTTTTAGAATTTCGGCGAATTATGAGTCTCATGAAGGCCCCACCCTCCTGTTACGCATGTAAAAATAGTGCTTATTTAAGGAAGCATGGCTGATCTGATATGATTGCAAGAATGAGAATAGTTTTATTGTGcgtggaaaaaagtgagagaaaTCCATCACATCTGCAGCAGAATCGATGAATGGATCAGTTAGTTGTATACGGAAGTCAATTTGTAGTTTGAGTTCGGTCCAAAAATGTCGGTGTGCAGTATTTGATCTATCAAATCACTCTGAAAAGCTAGAAAACTATCTAGCAAAAAGGCATTTCTCGTAATTTTTGAGGATCTTTGCGTGGATTCAAAACGTTTCAGTCATCGCAGTACGAGGTTTGAGATCCTGAACTTGACACCACAATTGATTTCCTTGTAGTGCTGCACCCCATGCTCACCTAAAGTTATGGAGTCAACTGATTTCCATTTCCCATCAAAGTCTTCCTTCACTCGAACACACGCCCACCTAGCAGTCTTGTTTTCATCGCACATTCCTTACCGGAAATCtgataaacaacacatgaactcatgcaatcaccttTTTTGGTATTCGAAACAAACTTTGCAGTGCGATGTGGTACGAATACGGTCACATAGGTAATTGAGGTTCTGCTTAAGATTGCTAGAGAGGATTCTACAATCACCCCAAATCCTTCAAGATAAACATTTACTAGACACCGTCGAGTAGAAAGGGCTAACTTaatcgaaaacaaaagatgcaaaaaaaagtattttctcCCTACCACCCCATATAATCGCTCCACCGAACTGTAGATTTTGTCTGGATAATGAGAAACAGATGGTTTAGAAATTGCTTTGAATTCAGCTTTGAAGCGGGAAACTTTCCAGATCTCCACCAACAATGTAGAAAATACGAGCTCATTTGCTGTTTATTCGATTTCCTCTAAGCAGTGAAAGGACCAATTATTCGGAGAGATCACTGTGCTTGAGCAATGGAGCGCCTGGatggcaaaaggaaatcacgtATCTCCACGGCATAAAGTGGCGGCTGACTTTAGGTGCGGCGTCAAAACGGAGCCAATTTTGACGTTAAGATCGCGGTCTTGGTGGTGTTTAgctgcgctagtcacctcacgaTGGACACCTAGCAGCGGTATTAAATATCCTCCTTAATCCTAACGTATGATTTGCATTTCTGCTTTTAACTACGAAATCAGAAAGTAGAATTAAGACTTTTTTGTTTGGCGAGCAAAGAGGTTATCTTGGTAGAACAGTTAAAAGCAGCTTATCACGAAGCTGACGATATTAGGGTCTCTGTtggaaaatgtagagttcggATCAATGAGATCCCACTCGAGTAATATTATTGAGTAGTCTCCTCAGGGAATAGAAGCGGGGCAAAAGGGGGCACACTCATACCCGTAAGCTACACACCGAACTGTACATTTTTGCTCAGGTTTCCctactacgtcagtttcgtgatttAAAAAGTTTATCTTTTCAAGCTCTGAAGGAAGCGAACTCGCCGAAGTATTAGCTCAGTATTGGCTCAACTCAAAACAACTGATGATGAGTATAGGACATGTACTGCTTTGTTTGAATAACGTTTTTGGCGTTTTTTCGAGGAACTTTCAAAagcagtaaaataataaagagtGATACTTTTTGTGATACATGGGAGAGAGGTGAAATGCTGTTCAACTTCAACGGGAATGGTTTTATAATCTCAAAGTGGTTTAAAAACTATATTGTCTAATCATTATTCTAAtcctttctattatttttttaaagtattatATTCACTATTCAAAAACATCCGCAAAAATTTCTAGTTGTACCACGTTGTTCTAAAATATACGTAAACTTGCCATATGGTAGAATGATAAGTCATAGCTGCTTTGATGTGGCCATAATTTTGTAGATTGCTCTACTTTGAACCTAAGAAGGCTAGAATACCGAAATTCAGATTCGATCTCACTTTCTAATTTTCCTGATAGCCCTGGATAATTAAGGTGGAGTGCCCAGTAGACAAAACGGagcgttttttaaaatcattttcttcgcCTTCCATCGAGATGAAAAGGCTCTTGAAGCTGAAATTCGTACTGTGTATGGTTACGAAGCAATACTCCGAAATGTTCATTAATCATCAGTCCTcaaaaagaggatttttcaTCTCAAAGGTGGAATGGACACCGGTTTAAAGACTGTCGTGATGTgagcaaatttcttttcctttctccttatctatcttctttctattctctttctctactcttctttcttcacacTTAAACATGAGAAAAACTAGAGGAAATTGATCAATACTTTACTGTCTACTGCCGTTCTTATCATTTTCAAAGACTTCCACCGAtcatttcacagttttttctatttctcatgCTTTTTCTCACTTCCTTCATACTTCTATTGGAGTTTTTCATGCATCATTCAATGACTTTATTATACTATCAGCTTCACCTTActgcaaaaaagaggaaacttTCCATCAGTACAAGTCAATCACCTTGCcaatactttttatttgtgtgtacattttaaagtttgaaaaaagctcATGAATTATTCCTCAACCAAGTATTTTCAATTACTATGTTATGTCATATTCTCTTCCCCTCCCCCTTCCCCTCCAGAGCCTATCTACCCGGAGGCcaagaggaggtgattccgaaGCGTGCATCATAGCATGGACATGCTGTCtattgaatagaaaagaatttaCTGCCGTTCAAATGGAAGTGAAGTTTTCCTAGAATATGGCATCTATAATACATCACGTCATCTACATAATTGTTCCACTCCACTGCTTCCCAAGAAATGGGAAGTATGTCTACTTGAAAGTAATGGATAAAAACCCTTCGTTTCATTTATGGCATGCTGTAAGTGAGGTAAAGGTGCATAAGGTTATAAAAAAGTCTGCAAACGTTTCAAGATTGTACATGTGATAAATGGAGGGGTGCAAAAGGAAGGGAAACAATGTAAATCaatatttctgcaaatttccaGTGTTATAGTAATATAAGTGTaatattatgagaaaaataaagtggcGCTGATCAATCTCTTCGGgaatgcaccaacgcgttcaTATTTAACTCAAAATCCAGGTTCCAGGTTTATGAATGGGTCTGTGACCCATAGAATGATATGATACGTAACGGCTAACTGATGTAGTGAATCGGTATTTTTCTTACAGACAAGTCTTACACCAATTTATTCAATTCAGAGGATTAAAAGGATCGGCCGCTTCTAGCGCGGTTTCAAACCAAACACCTTTAATTTGCAGTCAAACCTTTTACCCAATGCACTATGATATGAAGccaatattttttaaactcaaaaTACTTTTATGATAAGCACTGCGCCCTGAACTGACAGATGGAGAGTCAGAAGGGATTGATCACATGGGAAGCTTTTTgtcctttctttctgttaaaaatttctttcgttAAAATTTTGATTAGAGATGGTCATTGACGTGAaaagtcttcaaaaaagaCAGCAGATGTTCTCTATCATTCAAATACTCACTGTCGCATTTCTCTTAATGTCGGcttcttcagaaaatgatGAATTCCTTGATTCATGTTCTGAATCGAACGGATTCGTAGAGTTAAAAGCAACAGGTACAAGTACAATAGGACGAGCAGCAGCTTGCGGGATTGGTATGAGCAGCCACAAAAGCATTCAACATCAGATATGCctgaaaagtttgtttttttcttcttgaagagGTGAAAATTGTATTTCCTACATTTCTGATGGAGATGTGCAAAGAAGTTTTCTGCCCGAATGCAAaggaattttcaaacaatgaCGGAAGTGCGCTTCAATATTACGACAATACAAAAAGTCGTCAATTTATACACAATTCATCATAATTTGAGTTTCCGCGTACTATATTTACTCGTatgatgtttttgttttttttttttcttaaaatagaaGACGCTTCAACAAAATGGGAAATGAAGGAactaaaattctttttgtaaAGAAGGGAAAACTACAGTAATGACAACAGAATTTAGTAAGGGATTGAAGTTGGGAAATAATTGGGAGAGAATACTGGCTACATCAATAGTTAATCAAGTGCTGATGCCTCTGCAAGTCCAGCAGAAGGATTAACACGcgattaaaagcagcatacaaCGAAGTTTATgattcgtttttcttcgttcatcAAAACGAATCTCATTATTCGGCGAACACTGCTTAGAATTTCATGATGTTGCTGCACTAGAAACGTTGACCTCAGAAAATGATGATGTTGTtgatttcggaaaaaaatatgttaaagGTAGGAACTTAATTCAACAGGTTTCTGTTGGCGCTCCTTCTCGCACCGTTTTCGTtaaaattactgtaattatTGATGTTTTTATAATTAGTATAATTATTGggtttgattaaaaaaatacttgtgTTAATTAATCGACAAATTGATATTACTGTTTTACGtgtggggccgcgtatacgagtgtgattgctacctgcacgtggtggccctgctttatcTAAACGTAATCACGCGTTCGAGCATACGCATTGGGAACTtgcgagctatataacctgcactcttatatggcgaaagattcccatacattgcaaaaaggtgctgtcgtccagcacatcgccaaagcccataacctgaaaggtcaactgcctgaagaaagcatggaatctttggcaacaaacatTCGTTtggtcacgctgaactgcccaacactatcgagtgaactccaacaagccgtcCTATCCAGACTACTGCgttatctctgtgtgcctttcgctgcactgcaggaaacacgcatgaaaGTTCGGCCCGTCaccagcatcgaaaattacaccatatcctgcggcgatgctgacgagaacaaagtaggtggctacGCGATGGCTgagaggaacgattacaagaacttTGTGGAAGAATTTGCCTCAAcctcgtctagatgcgcctttctacgactgcgggatcgcagaggacgtaaactctggatcgtaagtgctcacgcacctacgaaAACCGCTGagaacaacagtaaggacgccttctatgataaattcaatgcgttgatgtctaaaataccaagccagcaggtggtcattgtcggaatcaaCGCagatgcgaagatgggactcgaacagtagtccgatgtgctaggaaaatggtattaccCAGCAGaacgcacgtcggacaacggtgaacgtctggtcgacttgtgcgaacagacgggcctcatcatcgcttccacgtttaagaggaatcatcgacgccatcagctcacgtggcagggatcaacccttttaacgcctgaagagcagcgcaagcggaagatgaggactcttaagcttcagctcgactatgttctggcgaggaacattcctcagtcagatatccgaaaatctagagctgtttgggacgtcgcgtttgACTCTGACCACCactcagttcttctcagcttcaagatatggttccacaagagaaaccgaggagttcctcttcaaccgaaaatcgacatggcaggtctggaagacgatgaatgcagaagaaaattccgccagcttgtgtctattcatgttggagtacggaccaggaagaagcttagcgatgcggattccttcacaaagtgcatccacgACGCTGCAAGGGGAACGCtaccggttctattgccgcggaagaatcTGCATCTGcatccaatttggagggaacacttcaaggtcttgctgaaccggctagcaccctcagctcctgaactcgagcacagttcatagaccgacatatgcggttaacgaggagccaccgaccgagtcggaggttctagtcactattcaaaaaatgaaaaatggaaaatctatTGGAGACgatgggattagcgcagaaatgctaaaatatcttcttccgtctgggattcgtgatgACATGATGgcgatgacaaagatcatccgttcaatatggatagacgaaaggatacctgactcgtggagacacgctatcataattcccctccacaagaagttaccCGTCACAGACCCTAGTAACCATCGAGTTTTTTTGCTGCATGTTGTGCACAAGCTTCTGGAGTCGATTATCCTGGACCAAATAAGCATTGCGAAGAagcaacgcgcgacgagcaagcttgctttcgtcctggccaaTCTACGGTTGActaggtgttcatcgtcaggagagtgatcgaaatctggcagcggtattcgaagcaactagcgtttctggactttgaagccgcgttcgactctcctcaccgaggcctccttctcaacgcgctcggcgccgatggagtacaaGGAAAGTTCTTTCGCAttcttgatgacatgaatcaacgaacaattatactgcagttcgaacaccggctggatgtacaacaccgtttgaggtggtaactggagtgagacaaggggcagtggcaagacccttcctgttcaattttgccatcgacgacattatgcgaagaacagtagatcagtgtccaGCCGATATCATTCTACCACCATCAAAACaccccttgaccgatctcgagtgggccgacgatgttgttatattcgcggaaagcagtacgaaacttcaacatgttgtcaaccttgtatcggagctggctgcagcctatggactacgtctacgccctgataaatgcaaacagatgtggatctcttcgagaccacgaacgggaatcagggtggacggacaaccgatagaactcgtcgatgagttctgttacctgggctgcatgctgaagaacaacggcagctacgagagagatgttcagcaaagatgcgctaaggccacttctgcatttaactccctAACGAAAtacctgtggtcgaccccagTCACCAACGacgtcaagctgcgagtctacctatccgcaattcgccccattaTGATGTACGAATCGGAGACTatggcagcaccatcaacggttatggagaggcttgactgcacggaacgaaagctgatTAGACTACTTGGCtccttttggcctagggtatgccacaatgaagatctttacgcagaaattgatgtggtttaccggcggatgacacgtggaagatatcaacatcttgcaccgccttcgaaagcggctaaagtaaatcgtcttcgcttctttggtcatatatcaaggagaccggcagatcgccttgtccaacgagttctgaagagttcgtcgggttcgagctggaagaagccacctggccgaaaacggaatttctggactgaggtggtaaaagaggacttgaggacactcggcgtggataggcagttcaggcgagacgtaaggttttagagaatatggaatagcgatgagtggattgattctgtgcaagctctcacaggagatcgagaaggttgggcagagctgtgttcaaggacggcacacctcggcgaagatgcggctaaccgcgtcaggcgatgaaatcagcccgccgattaagtcacgTAAGTCAAGTTTGACGTGTGTTTCTGTTTTGCATCATCACTGAGCCGTATCGTCCTCAAAGATAGTTCTACCCACATTTTTGATCTGCAATAACTGCTGCGCAGAACTCATCCATTCCACATCCTGGAGATTGGATATTTCCACTGAATTGTCCATCCACACTGAGACTCCTCACATCCCTCACTCTCAAGATTGCTCAGTAGATCAGCGTAACGAAGAAGAGGATTTTCCGTCCAAAAGTTCCACGCCCCTTCTAGCTTTTGATATTTTAGGTTGTGGATTTTGGCGGTCTAGACAGGATAGTGCGGGTGACTgtcatttttttgcaattttcggCTAACTCCTACCATTTGAAGGCACCaccctcacgaatctggggtggtgcgagtttcaggtgggttatggctATACGGGGTGCAGCATGCGTGCAccaggctgacgcgctccaatccaacACGTTGTATAAATAGCGCCCCGAAACGCTCGAgaccgcatcttctgggccgtttttgcggcaattagaaagaaatggacggaattaccttcCCCCTATAATCTAAGAcctataggcataacccacctgaaacccgcaccatctcagattcgtgggatgatacGATTAATTATGCAAGTTATATAGATCCATAATGCTGAGAACGTGTTCTCAAATGCCTCACCACATCCAGCAGAAGCATGCAGCCATTGCAGGCagatagcaatcagactcgcaTGAGTTGTCGCTCCACACAGCTGATTTCTGATAAATCTTGTGTTTTATATCCAATGctgtaaaggataaaaactgaggcgtatcaatccgcttggatgcgccaatgcgtctAACTGTAACGCGGATTTTCaggttgaggtttacgaacgggTGTCTAGCGTATTCAATGTGTCATGTCAgcgtttttgtcctcccaaaGATGTCTGTCACCAGTTTTTCGACCCCGCAGGGATCAAAGACTTGGCGGTTTCAAtgcatcgatcgatcgtgcagtcacaatcggatctcttaccgacttcGTTGCACCCACAACGTACAcatatatttaatattaatggATGTTTTAGTGCCtctaaattattatattatttgtcttgattaaaaaggaaagctattaaaaaaagaaggtttTTGCAGAATGTATCTTTATGAACTCATAACTTACAATAGTGTTGTACAAACTGGTAAAAATAGGAAGAGAACTGAGTACGAGTGAAGCATAAATCAGTAAAGAACACAAAGCTACAGTTACAACATAAGGGCTAATTTTCTCCGATCCgcgcaaaaatgaaaatggtcAATAACCAACTGGCGCCGGTTAATTTTACAAAGGAAGCTAGAAATCACTACCCGTTTGTAACAAATTCATCATTTAGCATTTATCATCTATCGTTTAGCATCACTTAGCATTCAAGAATCCACGACTACGACTCTATCCTTCCGTATGGAGGTAGTCCTGGGTTAATTCCAGTATTTTTAACGCATTGGATAGTTATATCATAGTACACACTATATTAATTTTGGCTCTAGAGGTTTTCTTAGAGAGGTGGGCACTTGAGGAGGGGGGAGCTATGGAGAG
This window of the Necator americanus strain Aroian chromosome III, whole genome shotgun sequence genome carries:
- a CDS encoding hypothetical protein (NECATOR_CHRIII.G9974.T1), with translation MRRTVDQCPADIILPPSKHPLTDLEWADDVVIFAESSTKLQHVVNLVSELAAAYGLRLRPDKCKQMWISSRPRTGIRVDGQPIELVDEFCYLGCMLKNNGSYERDVQQRCAKATSAFNSLTKYLWSTPVTNDVKLRVYLSAIRPIMMYESETMAAPSTVMERLDCTERKLIRLLGSFWPRVCHNEDLYAEIDVVYRRMTRGRYQHLAPPSKAAKVNRLRFFGHISRRPADRLVQRVLKSSSGSSWKKPPGRKRNFWTEVVKEDLRTLGVDRQFRRDVRF
- a CDS encoding hypothetical protein (NECATOR_CHRIII.G9971.T1), whose protein sequence is MAKDSHTLQKGAVVQHIAKAHNLKGQLPEESMESLATNIRLVTLNCPTLSSELQQAVLSRLLRYLCVPFAALQETRMKVRPVTSIENYTISCGDADENKVGGYAMAERNDYKNFVEEFASTSSRCAFLRLRDRRGRKLWIVSAHAPTKTAENNSKDAFYDKFNALMSKIPSQQVVIVGINADAKMGLEQ
- a CDS encoding hypothetical protein (NECATOR_CHRIII.G9973.T2), yielding MLKYLLPSGIRDDMMAMTKIIRSIWIDERIPDSWRHAIIIPLHKKLPVTDPIRTPAGCTTPFEVVTGVRQGAVARPFLFNFAIDDIMRRTVDQCPADIILPPSKHPLTDLEWADDVVIFAESSTKLQHVVNLVSELAAAYGLRLRPDKCKQMWISSRPRTGIRVDGQPIELVDEFCYLGCMLKNNGSYERDVQQRCAKATSAFNSLTKYLWSTPVTNDVKLRVYLSAIRPIMMYESETMAAPSTVMERLDCTERKLIRLLGSFWPRVCHNEDLYAEIDVVYRRMTRGRYQHLAPPSKAAKVNRLRFFGHISRRPADRLVQRVLKSSSGSSWKKPPGRKRNFWTEVVKEDLRTLGVDRQFRRDEIEKVGQSCVQGRHTSAKMRLTASGDEISPPIKSRDMELTIAQQKEEVQKWAEKYGFSEKLQDFNEKMEKMNSEAKENATNLIAELPAAMEKGSALMANKNQTILELHSAVKTLYAENPKLYRVLMFIIGQFMPSHDLYGTPLTKEDVITSRIQTLTSTDFSELKIDLASSEIETECGTLNREAAIDSDTLDYKRHVNPIKLSK
- a CDS encoding hypothetical protein (NECATOR_CHRIII.G9972.T1) — translated: MRTLKLQLDYVLARNIPQSDIRKSRAVWDVAFDSDHHSVLLSFKIWFHKRNRGVPLQPKIDMAGLEDDECRRKFRQLVSIHVGVRTRKKLSDADSFTKCIHDAARGTLPVLLPRKNLHLHPIWREHFKVLLNRLAPSAPELEHSS